In Microplitis demolitor isolate Queensland-Clemson2020A chromosome 9, iyMicDemo2.1a, whole genome shotgun sequence, one genomic interval encodes:
- the LOC103575982 gene encoding pancreatic triacylglycerol lipase: MSIATLFITTGFFNILTRGIICMSLQDNFQDLTKEKKLIDTFGPLSIEKNYELILNDPLEAMLVPDQDIMFHLFTRKNPDNYHLLKIYDNNNLIKSSFNFELSTKIIIHGWTDNFNANWIKQLRNNYLLIDDYNVICVNWFPVSAKEYRIAAKLTRQIGDYIGKFIDYLKINGNISLSMIHILGHSLGAHIAGFAGNKLSGKIGRITGMDPARPLFEAPILKDTSDRLDFSDAIFVDIIHTCAGTVGFVKPIGHVDFYPNGGTFRQPGCPVFITQYCSHGKSHEYMSESIIHPEEFIGLKCDSWKNYKLNKCFENNITATMGEHINIDTRGIYFLETKSDYLFIKYDTIPNSFSII; this comes from the exons ATGTCTATAGcaacattatttattactaccg gatttttcaatatattaacAAGGGGCATTATATGTATGTCGTTAcaagataattttcaagatttaactaaagaaaaaaagttaatcgATACATTTGGTCCATTATCTATTGAGAAAAATTacgaattaatattaaatgatcCATTGGAAGCAATGTTAGTGCCGGATCAAGATATTatgtttcatttatttactagaaaaaatcctgataattatcatttattaaaaatatatgataataataatttaattaaatcatcttttaattttgaattatcgacaaaaataataatacacggttggactgataattttaatgctAATTGGATTAAACAATtacgtaataattatttattaattgatgattATAATGTTATTTGTGTTAATTGGTTTCCTGTTTCTGCAAAAGAATATAGAATAGCTGCTAAATTAACACGACAg attgGTGATTATATTggtaaatttatcgattatttgAAGATAAACGGTAATATTTCATTAAGCATGATACATATATTGGGACACAGTTTAGGTGCACATATTGCGGGATTCGCTGGTAATAAATTGTCAGGTAAAATTGGTAGAATAACTGGAATGGATCCGGCACGTCCATTATTTGAAGCCCCAATACTTAAAGATACGTCTGATAGATTGGATTTCTCTGATGCTATTTTCGTTGATATTATTCACACTTGTGCGGGTACTGTCGGTTTTGTTAAACCTATTGGACATGTTGATTTTTATCCAAATGGCGGTACTTTTAGACAACCTGGTTGTCCTGTATTTATAAcac aatattGCAGTCATGGAAAATCACATGAGTATATGTCAGAATCAATAATACATCCTGAAGAATTTATTGGTTTAAAATGTGACAgttggaaaaattataaattaaataaatgttttgaaaataatataacagcCACAATGGGTgaacatataaatatagatacacgtggcatatattttttggaaacaaaatcagattatttatttataaaatacgatACTATACcaaattcattttcaataatttaa
- the LOC106694038 gene encoding transient-receptor-potential-like protein — MLVSVIILINLLIAMMSDTYQSIQSQSDIEWKYGLSKLIRSMQKTQTAPSPLNLLTTWIEYFLKLYKKRRSKKKRMSVMHGFVKHSNVLRRNEKKKSLIALSGNKSPIGSQQSIKRMPNINDVIDWNLVRKKYRMRFGDVVEKPSSSNSLTEEINL; from the exons ATGCTTGTAAGCGTTATAATACTTATTAATCTACTTATTGCAATGATGAGTGACACATATCAGAGTATACAATCTCAAAGTGACATTGAATGGAAGTATGGTCTCAGTAAACTCATTCGTAGTATGCAAAA AACTCAAACAGCACCCTCACCATTGAATTTATTGACAACTTGgattgaatactttttaaaactatataaaaaacGACGTTCTAAAAAGAAACGTATGAGTGTAATGCATGGATTTGTTAAACATTca AATGTTTTGAGacgcaatgaaaaaaaaaaatcattaatagcATTATCTGGTAATAAGAGTCCAATAGGAAGTCAACAATCAATTAAAAGAATGCCAAATATTAACGATGTTATTGATTGGAATttagtgagaaaaaaatatcgaatgcGTTTTGGTGATGTTGTTGAAAAACCATCAAGCAGTAATTCATTAActgaagaaattaatttataa